The Silurus meridionalis isolate SWU-2019-XX chromosome 16, ASM1480568v1, whole genome shotgun sequence genome has a segment encoding these proteins:
- the LOC124398680 gene encoding cadherin-like protein 26 has translation MGVDEEPKDVLEIDHSTGEIFVHKKIDYEMYPYLSLRFEARDRKHNVDTELGIEIRILDINDHAPVFSNNHYETNVDESALQGETVTRVFASDDDDSNSANGIFTFTLVSVTPETDNVEFYITQNHNIGSISFTGCLDYEKAQKYTLLIEAKDYGDKIQLSSTTTVVLNIVDKNNHRPEIIGQTGPGRVKELETGVEVLRLQISDKDNPQSLAYKAKFSLHGDPENYFEIHTDHNTNEGILKVVKAMDYEIQTSRNVSITVQNEEIYFSCKVKTRTSNGLWDLESREEPGMSAPYTVSIAVEDTNEPPEFVAPVIQIVVQENTYIKTPLKTLTAVDPDRNYKNSFHFIKGEDKDNWVNVDPESGEVTMAKIVDRESPYVKDNTYNVTVYVVDDDQPPKTGTGTLVIYVSDQNDNVPLLKVNTVSMCLSEKETMTPITAVDQDLPPYSAPFHYKLLGDVEGKWRIDPEYGTTVSLIREKTVYSGHYEIQFKILDNQGFGLVQNLSVTVCNCTITPDCHVRRSFTARPSLSAMGIILLAFLVLIVTPLMAFSQRKKVIFQYDGAPDGTLMKSNIEMPGTDCKVFLL, from the exons ATGGGTGTTGATGAGGAGCCTAAAGACGTACTGGAGATTGACCATAGCACTGGCGAAATTTTTGTGCATAAGAAGATCGACTATGAGATGTATCCGTATCTCTCG ctCAGGTTTGAAGCGAGGGATAGAAAACACAACGTGGACACGGAACTCGGTATTGAAATCAGGATCCTGGATATTAACGATCACGCGCCGGTTTTTAGTAACAACCACTACGAGACGAATGTTGATGAATCTGCACTTCAAG GCGAAACTGTTACAAGAGTTTTCGCTTCAGATGATGACGACTCGAATTCAGCCAATGGGATCTTCACATTCACACTCGTCTCAGTCACACCAGAAACAGATAATGTGGAATTTTACATCACACAGAACCACAACATAGGAAGTATTTCCTTTACAGGCTGCTTGGACTATGAG AAAGCACAGAAATATACCCTCCTGATCGAAGCCAAAGATTATGGAGACAAAATACAGCTGTCCAGCACGACCACAGTGGTCCTAAACATCGTGGACAAAAACAATCACCGTCCGGAAATCATCGGTCAAACA GGTCCTGGAAGGGTAAAAGAACTAGAGACTGGTGTGGAAGTTCTTCGCTTGCAGATCAGTGACAAAGACAATCCACAATCACTAGCCTACAAAGCTAAGTTTAGTCTTCACGGAGATCCGGAAAACTATTTCGAAATCCACACCGACCACAACACTAATGAAGGAATTTTGAAAGTTGTAAAG GCGATGGATTATGAGATCCAAACTTCAAGAAATGTGTCCATCACTGTGCAAAACGAGGAGATCTATTTCTCCTGCAAGGTGAAAACCCGGACTTCGAATGGATTATGGGATTTGGAAAGTCGAGAAGAACCTGGCATGAGTGCACCTTACACAGTGAGCATTGCTGTTGAGGACACCAATGAGCCTCCAGAATTTGTAGCACCTGTTATACAGATAGTGGTCCAAGAGAACACATACATAAAAACCCCCTTGAAAACCCTTACAGCCGTAGACCCGGATAGGAATTATAAAAACTCATTTCA CTTCATTAAAGGAGAAGATAAAGACAACTGGGTGAATGTAGATCCAGAATCTGGAGAGGTTACTATGGCCAAAATAGTGGACAGAGAATCACCATATGTTAAAGACAATACTTACAATGTTACTGTGTACGTTGTTGATGATG ATCAACCTCCAAAGACAGGAACAGGGACACTGGTCATCTATGTAAGTGATCAGAACGATAATGTACCACTTTTGAAAGTGAACACAGTAAGCATGTGTTTATCCGAGAAGGAAACCATGACACCGATCACCGCTGTAGATCAGGACCTGCCACCCTACAGTGCACCATTTCACTACAAGCTACTGGGTGATGTTGAGGGAAAATGGAGGATTGATCCAGAATATG GGACGACTGTGAGCCTTATCCGAGAAAAAACAGTCTATTCAGGCCATTATGagattcaatttaaaatattggACAACCAGGGCTTTGGTTTGGTCCAAAACCTGTCTGTCACTGTGTGTAACTGCACCATCACACCCGACTGCCACGTTCGAAGGTCATTCACGGCTCGACCGAGTCTTAGCGCAATGGGGATTATACTTCTTGCTTTTCTGGTTTTAATAG TGACCCCACTAATGGCATTCTcccaaagaaaaaaagtaatctTTCAGTACGATGGTGCTCCAGATGGGACTCTCATGAAATCAAACATCGAGATGCCTGGCACAGACTGTAAG gTTTTCTTACTCTAA
- the LOC124398676 gene encoding cadherin-13-like isoform X1, whose protein sequence is MRTINPVMITLFLTCIVIISTQSKIRKKRAWIIDSLTIEEENPGPFPYILDTINVERKYLVRFFLTGPGIDKDPQDVLSINARTGQVFVHKKVDYETHKNLSFKFEARDQNHKLDTNLGVEVKILDINDHAPVFTQNHYETTLTESVPQDSLVIRVSASDKDEPTSPNGTFNFLIDSVTPKTDNVEFYIKQNNTIGNIYFKGCLDYEKAQKYTLLIKATDNGDKIQLSSTCTVVLNIIDKNNHLPEITGQTGPRRIKERESGVEVLRLHVTDKDSSHSPAWRAKFTLYGDPGNNFKIQTDPKTNEGILTVIKAMDYEENALRNMTISVENEEPYFYCEVLSRTSGGLWKVDMFPKRSSTTVPVNITVEDVNDPPEFIPPVKKIYIRENTKIGTLIGKLEVIDPDKTSGDTFRFVKGEDKGNWVNVETDTGQIYVASVMDRESPLVNGAPYTVLVYAEEKAQSPQTGTGTLEIHLIDENDNIPLLVDDKVSMCLSDEKSMTEISAVDVDLPPYSAPFEFELLENDQVEGKWKILKINETTANLVTENTVYTGNYNIRIKILDKQGHGSVQNLSISVCNCTTNPKCGAGSFTAGPNFSAIGMMVLAFLLLLAILLMAFPQCIKQKKILILHDDVSGNIIKCNIEMPGTDCEVPFDQLHINKNGVMSEAFSKHSMHKGGSATSTENQVLGKTHWRGSTQHSYRLIKNCGMAESMSKNFTTHNIEDFKYFSKVLSKQIDQILHRLQAPEQELGDYEPHCYKYEGDPDEHPDENPDTISIPEIDFHPDILTDLDLRFSSLAAVCRPDLMSSPQKT, encoded by the exons ATGAGGACAATAAATCCTGTGATGATCACACTCTTCCTGACA tgtaTAGTCATAATATCCACCCAGAGCAAAATCAGGAAGAAGAGAGCATGGATCATTGATTCACTCACTATAGAGGAAGAAAACCCTGGCCCTTTCCCATATATACTCGACACG ATCAACGTGGAGCGAAAGTATTTGGTGAGGTTCTTTCTGACAGGGCCAGGTATTGATAAAGACCCTCAAGATGTGCTGAGCATCAACGCCAGAACTGGTCAAGTTTTTGTGCATAAGAAGGTCGATTACGAGACCCATAAAAATCTCTCA TTCAAGTTTGAAGCCAGGGATCAAAATCACAAGTTGGACACCAACCTTGGAGTTGAGGTTAAGATCTTAGATATAAACGATCACGCTCCTGTTTTTACCCAAAATCACTATGAAACAACACTCACGGAATCTGTACCTCAAG ATTCACTGGTGATCAGAGTCTCTGCTTCAGATAAAGACGAACCAACTTCCCCCAATGGCACCTTCAACTTCTTGATCGATTCGGTCACCCCAAAAACAGATAATGTTGAATTTTATATCAAGCAAAACAACACCATCGGGAACATTTATTTCAAAGGTTGCTTGGACTATGAG AAAGCACAGAAATATACTCTCCTCATTAAAGCCACGGATAATGGAGACAAAATCCAGCTGTCCAGCACATGCACCGTGGTCCTGAATATTATCGACAAAAACAATCACCTCCCTGAAATCACGGGTCAAACG GGTCCgagaagaataaaagaaagagagagtggagTGGAAGTTCTGCGTTTGCATGTAACGGACAAAGACAGTTCACATTCGCCAGCCTGGAGAGCGAAATTCACTCTTTATGGAGATCCGGGAAACAATTTCAAAATCCAGACAGATCCCAAAACGAATGAAGGAATCCTGACTGTTATAAAg GCGATGGATTACGAGGAGAACGCATTAAGAAACATGACGATCAGTGTAGAGAATGAAGAGCCCTACTTCTACTGTGAGGTTCTATCTCGTACATCGGGGGGCTTATGGAAAGTAGACATGTTTCCCAAAAGGTCCAGCACAACCGTACCTGTCAACATTACTGTCGAAGATGTGAATGATCCTCCAGAATTTATACCACcggttaaaaaaatatatataagggAGAATACGAAAATAGGAACCCTCATCGGAAAACTCGAAGTAATTGACCCTGATAAAACGTCTGGGGACACATTTCG CTTTGTTAAAGGAGAAGATAAAGGTAACTGGGTAAACGTTGAAACAGACACTGGTCAGATTTATGTGGCCAGTGTTATGGACAGAGAATCACCTTTAGTAAACGGCGCCCCCTATACCGTCCTCGTGTATGCTGAGGAAAAAG CTCAGTCTCCACAGACCGGTACAGGGACACTGGAAATCCACTTAATAGATGAAAACGATAATATCCCACTGTTAGTGGACGATAAAGTAAGCATGTGTTTATCAGATGAGAAAAGCATGACTGAAATCTCAGCTGTAGATGTGGACCTTCCACCATACAGTGCACCATTCGAATTTGAGCTCCTGGAGAATGACCAAGTAGAAGGGAAATGGAAGATTCTGAAAATAAATG agACAACTGCAAACCTAGTCACAGAGAACACAGTCTACACAGGCAATTACAACATTAGGATCAAAATTTTAGACAAACAAGGACATGGATCAGTTCAAAACCTGTCAATCAGTGTGTGTAACTGCACCACCAATCCCAAGTGCGGTGCTGGAAGTTTCACGGCCGGACCAAATTTCAGTGCCATAGGGATGATGGTCCTCGCTTTCCTGCTTCTTCTTG CGATACTCCTGATGGCTTTCCCGCAGtgcataaaacaaaagaaaattttgATCCTGCATGATGATGTTTCTGggaatattattaaatgtaacatcGAGATGCCTGGTACAGACTGTGAG GTCCCATTTGACCAATTACACATAAACAAGAATGGTGTGATGTCTGAAGCATTTTCCAAACACTCAATGCACAAG GGAGGTTCTGCAACATCCACTGAAAATCAAGTCCTGGGAAAAACACACTGGAGG GGTTCTACACAACATTCGTATCGGCTGATAAAAAATTGTGGCATGGCG GAATCAATGAGCAAAAACTTTACTACTCACAACATAGAGGACTTCAAATATTTCTCCAAAGTCCTCTCAAAACAAATTGATCAG ATCCTGCACAGGCTCCAGGCTCCAGAACAGGAGCTTGGCGATTACGAGCCTCACTGCTATAAGTATGAAGGAGACCCCGACGAACACCCCGATGAAAACCCCGATACCATCTCCATTCCTGAGATTGATTTTCATCCGGACATCCTCACTGATCTGGATTTACGCTTCAGCAGCCTGGCAGCTGTGTGCAGACCTGATTTAATGTCATCGCCCCAAAAGACTTAG
- the LOC124398676 gene encoding cadherin-like protein 26 isoform X2, with amino-acid sequence MRTINPVMITLFLTCIVIISTQSKIRKKRAWIIDSLTIEEENPGPFPYILDTINVERKYLVRFFLTGPGIDKDPQDVLSINARTGQVFVHKKFKFEARDQNHKLDTNLGVEVKILDINDHAPVFTQNHYETTLTESVPQDSLVIRVSASDKDEPTSPNGTFNFLIDSVTPKTDNVEFYIKQNNTIGNIYFKGCLDYEKAQKYTLLIKATDNGDKIQLSSTCTVVLNIIDKNNHLPEITGQTGPRRIKERESGVEVLRLHVTDKDSSHSPAWRAKFTLYGDPGNNFKIQTDPKTNEGILTVIKAMDYEENALRNMTISVENEEPYFYCEVLSRTSGGLWKVDMFPKRSSTTVPVNITVEDVNDPPEFIPPVKKIYIRENTKIGTLIGKLEVIDPDKTSGDTFRFVKGEDKGNWVNVETDTGQIYVASVMDRESPLVNGAPYTVLVYAEEKAQSPQTGTGTLEIHLIDENDNIPLLVDDKVSMCLSDEKSMTEISAVDVDLPPYSAPFEFELLENDQVEGKWKILKINETTANLVTENTVYTGNYNIRIKILDKQGHGSVQNLSISVCNCTTNPKCGAGSFTAGPNFSAIGMMVLAFLLLLAILLMAFPQCIKQKKILILHDDVSGNIIKCNIEMPGTDCEVPFDQLHINKNGVMSEAFSKHSMHKGGSATSTENQVLGKTHWRGSTQHSYRLIKNCGMAESMSKNFTTHNIEDFKYFSKVLSKQIDQILHRLQAPEQELGDYEPHCYKYEGDPDEHPDENPDTISIPEIDFHPDILTDLDLRFSSLAAVCRPDLMSSPQKT; translated from the exons ATGAGGACAATAAATCCTGTGATGATCACACTCTTCCTGACA tgtaTAGTCATAATATCCACCCAGAGCAAAATCAGGAAGAAGAGAGCATGGATCATTGATTCACTCACTATAGAGGAAGAAAACCCTGGCCCTTTCCCATATATACTCGACACG ATCAACGTGGAGCGAAAGTATTTGGTGAGGTTCTTTCTGACAGGGCCAGGTATTGATAAAGACCCTCAAGATGTGCTGAGCATCAACGCCAGAACTGGTCAAGTTTTTGTGCATAAGAAG TTCAAGTTTGAAGCCAGGGATCAAAATCACAAGTTGGACACCAACCTTGGAGTTGAGGTTAAGATCTTAGATATAAACGATCACGCTCCTGTTTTTACCCAAAATCACTATGAAACAACACTCACGGAATCTGTACCTCAAG ATTCACTGGTGATCAGAGTCTCTGCTTCAGATAAAGACGAACCAACTTCCCCCAATGGCACCTTCAACTTCTTGATCGATTCGGTCACCCCAAAAACAGATAATGTTGAATTTTATATCAAGCAAAACAACACCATCGGGAACATTTATTTCAAAGGTTGCTTGGACTATGAG AAAGCACAGAAATATACTCTCCTCATTAAAGCCACGGATAATGGAGACAAAATCCAGCTGTCCAGCACATGCACCGTGGTCCTGAATATTATCGACAAAAACAATCACCTCCCTGAAATCACGGGTCAAACG GGTCCgagaagaataaaagaaagagagagtggagTGGAAGTTCTGCGTTTGCATGTAACGGACAAAGACAGTTCACATTCGCCAGCCTGGAGAGCGAAATTCACTCTTTATGGAGATCCGGGAAACAATTTCAAAATCCAGACAGATCCCAAAACGAATGAAGGAATCCTGACTGTTATAAAg GCGATGGATTACGAGGAGAACGCATTAAGAAACATGACGATCAGTGTAGAGAATGAAGAGCCCTACTTCTACTGTGAGGTTCTATCTCGTACATCGGGGGGCTTATGGAAAGTAGACATGTTTCCCAAAAGGTCCAGCACAACCGTACCTGTCAACATTACTGTCGAAGATGTGAATGATCCTCCAGAATTTATACCACcggttaaaaaaatatatataagggAGAATACGAAAATAGGAACCCTCATCGGAAAACTCGAAGTAATTGACCCTGATAAAACGTCTGGGGACACATTTCG CTTTGTTAAAGGAGAAGATAAAGGTAACTGGGTAAACGTTGAAACAGACACTGGTCAGATTTATGTGGCCAGTGTTATGGACAGAGAATCACCTTTAGTAAACGGCGCCCCCTATACCGTCCTCGTGTATGCTGAGGAAAAAG CTCAGTCTCCACAGACCGGTACAGGGACACTGGAAATCCACTTAATAGATGAAAACGATAATATCCCACTGTTAGTGGACGATAAAGTAAGCATGTGTTTATCAGATGAGAAAAGCATGACTGAAATCTCAGCTGTAGATGTGGACCTTCCACCATACAGTGCACCATTCGAATTTGAGCTCCTGGAGAATGACCAAGTAGAAGGGAAATGGAAGATTCTGAAAATAAATG agACAACTGCAAACCTAGTCACAGAGAACACAGTCTACACAGGCAATTACAACATTAGGATCAAAATTTTAGACAAACAAGGACATGGATCAGTTCAAAACCTGTCAATCAGTGTGTGTAACTGCACCACCAATCCCAAGTGCGGTGCTGGAAGTTTCACGGCCGGACCAAATTTCAGTGCCATAGGGATGATGGTCCTCGCTTTCCTGCTTCTTCTTG CGATACTCCTGATGGCTTTCCCGCAGtgcataaaacaaaagaaaattttgATCCTGCATGATGATGTTTCTGggaatattattaaatgtaacatcGAGATGCCTGGTACAGACTGTGAG GTCCCATTTGACCAATTACACATAAACAAGAATGGTGTGATGTCTGAAGCATTTTCCAAACACTCAATGCACAAG GGAGGTTCTGCAACATCCACTGAAAATCAAGTCCTGGGAAAAACACACTGGAGG GGTTCTACACAACATTCGTATCGGCTGATAAAAAATTGTGGCATGGCG GAATCAATGAGCAAAAACTTTACTACTCACAACATAGAGGACTTCAAATATTTCTCCAAAGTCCTCTCAAAACAAATTGATCAG ATCCTGCACAGGCTCCAGGCTCCAGAACAGGAGCTTGGCGATTACGAGCCTCACTGCTATAAGTATGAAGGAGACCCCGACGAACACCCCGATGAAAACCCCGATACCATCTCCATTCCTGAGATTGATTTTCATCCGGACATCCTCACTGATCTGGATTTACGCTTCAGCAGCCTGGCAGCTGTGTGCAGACCTGATTTAATGTCATCGCCCCAAAAGACTTAG